From a region of the Latilactobacillus sakei genome:
- the efp gene encoding elongation factor P: MIEAVNLRAGMTFEQDGKLIKVLEANHHKPGKGNTVMRVKLRDLRTGSIVETTMRPEVKVEQAMIDTKDVQYLYTQDNVAFFMDLETYEQYEIQTDAIEAELKYLLENMNCKIQFFGSEVIGVTLPTTVNLRVVETQPSIKGATVTGSGKPATMETGLVVSVPDFISADEVLEINTQEGTYVKRAAK, from the coding sequence ATGATTGAAGCAGTAAATCTTAGAGCAGGTATGACGTTTGAACAAGACGGCAAATTAATTAAAGTTTTAGAAGCAAATCACCACAAACCAGGTAAAGGGAATACTGTTATGCGTGTGAAATTGCGTGACTTACGGACTGGTTCAATTGTTGAAACAACAATGCGTCCAGAAGTTAAAGTTGAACAAGCAATGATCGATACAAAAGATGTTCAATATCTTTATACACAAGACAATGTTGCGTTCTTCATGGATCTCGAAACTTACGAACAATATGAAATTCAAACCGATGCAATCGAAGCTGAATTGAAATATTTATTAGAAAACATGAACTGCAAGATTCAATTCTTCGGTTCAGAAGTCATCGGTGTTACGTTACCAACAACTGTTAACTTACGCGTTGTTGAAACACAACCTTCTATTAAAGGGGCAACAGTTACAGGTTCTGGTAAACCAGCAACAATGGAAACGGGCTTAGTGGTTAGTGTGCCTGATTTCATCAGTGCTGATGAAGTCTTAGAAATTAACACCCAAGAAGGCACATACGTTAAACGTGCAGCAAAATAA
- the rihB gene encoding ribonucleoside hydrolase (Hydrolyzes cytidine or uridine to ribose and cytosine or uracil, respectively) → MTKKIILDCDPGHDDAVAMMLAHGNPEIDLLAVTTVAANQTLTKVTRNALAVATMIGMHDVPIAAGCSRPLIEEIKVAADIHGESGLDGVVLPKPTVELEKIHAVDLIIDLIMSHPAKTITLVPTGALTNIAMAARKEPQIIDRVKEVVLMGGGYHEANASAVAEFNIKFDPEAAKIVFNAGWQVTMVGLDLTHQALATPDIVSEIKDIHTETSAFVVDLLAFFRDMYKKGQNFDAPPVHDPCAVAYVIDPTVMTIKKVPVDIELNGTLTRGMTVADFSYPIPEDCQTSVAVKLDHAKFWGLVEDALRTIG, encoded by the coding sequence ATGACGAAGAAAATAATTCTCGATTGTGATCCTGGGCATGATGACGCAGTCGCAATGATGCTTGCTCACGGAAATCCTGAAATCGATTTGCTAGCCGTTACAACAGTTGCTGCTAATCAAACGTTAACTAAGGTAACCCGTAATGCATTAGCGGTGGCAACCATGATTGGTATGCATGATGTGCCAATTGCTGCGGGGTGTTCACGTCCCCTAATTGAAGAAATTAAGGTCGCGGCAGATATTCATGGTGAATCTGGCCTTGATGGTGTTGTTTTACCAAAACCAACTGTCGAACTTGAAAAAATACACGCAGTCGATTTAATTATCGATTTAATCATGAGTCATCCAGCTAAAACGATTACTTTGGTCCCAACCGGGGCTTTAACGAATATTGCGATGGCCGCGCGTAAAGAACCTCAGATTATCGACCGTGTTAAAGAAGTAGTTTTAATGGGTGGCGGTTATCATGAAGCCAATGCGAGTGCTGTAGCCGAATTTAATATTAAATTTGATCCTGAAGCTGCTAAAATTGTCTTCAATGCGGGGTGGCAAGTGACAATGGTTGGTTTAGATTTAACCCATCAAGCCTTAGCGACACCTGATATTGTGTCAGAAATTAAGGACATTCATACTGAAACGTCGGCATTTGTTGTCGATTTATTAGCTTTCTTCCGCGATATGTATAAGAAGGGACAAAACTTCGATGCCCCTCCAGTTCATGATCCATGTGCGGTGGCCTATGTGATTGATCCGACCGTCATGACCATTAAAAAAGTCCCAGTTGATATTGAACTCAACGGAACATTGACGCGCGGGATGACCGTCGCTGATTTCAGTTATCCAATCCCTGAAGACTGCCAAACATCAGTCGCTGTTAAATTAGACCACGCTAAATTTTGGGGTCTAGTTGAAGACGCATTGCGAACGATTGGCTAA
- a CDS encoding L-glyceraldehyde 3-phosphate reductase — MYNAKRTRYDDMIYRRVGHSGLKLPAISLGLWHNFGETDKVATQKEIIFGAFDMGITHFDLANNYGPPAGSAEENFGRILHSDLKQYRDEMIISSKAGYYMWPGPYGEWGSKKNLIASCDQSLQRMQLDYVDIFYSHRPDPETPIEETARALDLLVHQGKALYIGISNYSAEQTKAITKIFRELGTPFIIHQPRYNMLDRWIEDGLTDVLAEEGLGAITFSPLAQGMLTNRYLNGIPADSRAARPDSPFLSPEKVDQTISTVQELNKIAQQRGQSLAEMALAWNLQQPTVASVLVGASRLSQLQDSVHALDNLTFAPEELAAIQKVLK, encoded by the coding sequence ATGTATAACGCAAAGAGAACGCGGTATGATGATATGATCTACCGGCGTGTCGGCCATTCAGGGCTGAAATTACCTGCAATTTCATTAGGGTTATGGCATAACTTTGGTGAAACAGATAAAGTGGCGACTCAAAAAGAAATTATTTTTGGGGCTTTTGACATGGGCATTACGCATTTTGATTTAGCGAATAATTATGGCCCACCAGCTGGTAGTGCGGAAGAAAACTTCGGGCGAATTTTGCACTCAGACTTAAAGCAATATCGGGATGAAATGATTATTTCGTCCAAAGCAGGTTATTATATGTGGCCGGGACCTTATGGTGAATGGGGCTCAAAGAAGAATTTAATCGCTAGTTGTGACCAATCATTGCAACGGATGCAATTAGATTATGTCGATATTTTTTACAGTCATCGACCAGATCCTGAGACACCGATTGAAGAAACAGCGCGGGCGTTGGATCTATTAGTCCATCAAGGGAAAGCTTTATATATCGGCATTTCCAATTATTCTGCCGAACAAACAAAAGCAATTACTAAGATTTTCAGAGAACTGGGCACACCATTTATTATTCATCAACCCCGTTACAATATGTTGGATCGGTGGATTGAGGATGGCTTAACTGATGTGTTGGCCGAAGAAGGGTTAGGGGCAATTACGTTTAGTCCATTAGCCCAAGGCATGTTGACGAATCGCTATTTAAATGGGATTCCAGCGGATTCACGCGCTGCCCGTCCAGATAGTCCATTCTTATCACCTGAAAAGGTTGATCAAACAATCAGTACCGTTCAAGAACTGAATAAAATTGCGCAACAACGTGGTCAATCATTGGCTGAAATGGCGCTTGCTTGGAACTTGCAACAACCAACCGTTGCCAGTGTCTTGGTGGGTGCTTCTAGATTGAGTCAACTTCAAGATAGTGTACATGCGTTAGATAACTTGACGTTTGCACCTGAAGAATTAGCGGCCATTCAAAAGGTATTAAAATAG
- a CDS encoding DUF2798 domain-containing protein → MPTNKKEGIIFTTLMCFCMVLGMSIYNLILHDSLSWGALFTGLIPGFIVAFILDVFIVGAIAKKIAFSLPLNKDNKLVMILTISCLMILGMVTCMSLFGILIEGGIPAHLGSVYRHTWLMNVIVALPLQLIIVGPFSRAILGKIQANAATAETAE, encoded by the coding sequence ATGCCAACCAATAAAAAAGAAGGTATTATTTTTACGACATTAATGTGTTTTTGCATGGTACTTGGAATGAGTATCTATAACTTAATCCTCCACGATAGCCTCTCATGGGGCGCTTTATTCACCGGCTTAATCCCTGGCTTCATCGTCGCTTTCATCCTCGATGTTTTCATCGTTGGGGCAATCGCCAAAAAAATTGCTTTTAGTTTACCACTCAATAAGGACAATAAATTAGTCATGATTTTGACGATTTCATGTTTGATGATTCTTGGCATGGTTACATGTATGTCACTTTTCGGTATTCTTATCGAAGGTGGCATCCCTGCACACTTAGGTAGCGTCTACCGTCATACTTGGTTAATGAACGTTATCGTCGCTTTACCATTACAATTAATCATCGTAGGACCTTTCTCACGTGCGATTCTTGGTAAAATCCAAGCAAACGCAGCAACTGCAGAAACAGCTGAATAA
- a CDS encoding glycine/betaine ABC transporter produces the protein MLLFGIVSAFLMLGGDTLQHSISQLLDMMTSHSQWLYIGIYIINFIFLIWLGCSHYGRIRLGQPNEKPEYNDFQWGSMVFATGIDASILMLSTTDPLQYLQNPPFGAKPFSTAAYHYANVCGQFNWGPMAWMIFATATIAIGYALYVKNLRVQRLSAAIDLLEGPQTYKKVIRQLIDFIVVFGIMGGIGSSIGMEIPVISKVLSTMTGFSDTIWLKLALFVVLFVLFTLTVYAGLNKGIKKLSAWHIYTAIGFLLLVLLIGPTRHLIGAEGHNLFRLFDKFGRLSLNATGSDSHFAQHEMLFYWGWWLSYMPVMGLFIARISRGRTIRQVLLGMATYGALSCMSFYAILGGYALFLQSSGQVDLVTLLNTQGQAAVIAAVITTLPWKIVMLAIFCLSCFIFLATTISSSAFIVSSFTSLELKIGEQPNRWNRMAWVVIFILFSLGIVLVGSFQTVQAVCVIAGFPLIFVCALLLVSIFHAVKNGEEPLPVEKEEISHFLKKRLTPKFFM, from the coding sequence ATGTTATTGTTCGGGATTGTCTCCGCATTTTTAATGTTAGGAGGTGACACACTCCAGCACTCTATTTCGCAATTATTGGACATGATGACGTCCCATTCCCAATGGCTCTACATAGGTATTTACATTATTAATTTCATCTTTTTAATTTGGTTGGGCTGTAGTCACTACGGCCGGATTCGCTTAGGCCAACCTAATGAAAAACCGGAATATAACGATTTTCAATGGGGCAGCATGGTTTTTGCCACTGGGATTGATGCCAGCATCTTAATGCTCAGCACCACCGATCCACTCCAATACTTACAAAATCCACCATTTGGCGCTAAGCCTTTTTCTACAGCGGCTTATCACTACGCCAACGTCTGCGGTCAATTCAACTGGGGACCAATGGCCTGGATGATTTTTGCCACCGCCACAATTGCGATTGGCTATGCACTCTATGTTAAGAATTTACGTGTTCAACGCTTGAGTGCCGCCATCGATTTACTAGAAGGCCCTCAAACCTATAAAAAGGTTATCCGCCAACTCATCGATTTTATTGTCGTCTTCGGGATTATGGGCGGAATCGGCTCTTCAATCGGAATGGAAATCCCCGTTATCTCTAAAGTCCTCAGTACCATGACTGGTTTTTCAGATACTATCTGGTTAAAATTGGCGTTGTTCGTTGTTTTATTCGTGCTCTTTACTTTAACCGTCTACGCTGGGTTAAATAAGGGGATTAAAAAACTAAGCGCTTGGCACATTTACACCGCTATTGGCTTTTTATTACTTGTTTTGTTAATCGGTCCAACTCGCCACTTAATCGGTGCTGAGGGGCACAATCTTTTCCGTTTATTTGATAAATTTGGTCGTCTTAGTTTAAATGCGACTGGTTCGGACAGCCATTTTGCCCAACACGAAATGCTCTTTTATTGGGGCTGGTGGCTATCTTACATGCCTGTGATGGGCTTGTTCATCGCCCGCATCTCTCGTGGCCGGACTATTCGCCAAGTGCTACTGGGAATGGCGACTTATGGGGCGCTTAGTTGTATGAGCTTTTACGCCATCCTTGGCGGCTATGCCCTCTTCTTACAAAGTTCGGGCCAAGTCGATCTTGTTACTTTATTGAATACACAAGGCCAAGCTGCCGTCATTGCTGCGGTCATTACCACGCTTCCTTGGAAGATTGTCATGCTCGCGATTTTCTGCTTATCTTGTTTCATTTTCTTAGCCACGACCATTTCATCATCAGCCTTCATCGTTTCATCATTTACCAGTCTTGAATTGAAGATTGGCGAACAACCTAACCGATGGAATCGGATGGCTTGGGTGGTCATTTTCATTCTATTTTCACTAGGCATTGTCCTTGTCGGTAGTTTTCAAACAGTTCAAGCAGTTTGTGTAATCGCAGGCTTCCCACTGATTTTCGTCTGTGCATTACTCCTGGTTTCGATTTTCCATGCCGTTAAGAATGGCGAAGAACCCCTCCCTGTAGAAAAAGAAGAAATTTCTCATTTTCTGAAAAAAAGACTTACACCGAAATTTTTTATGTGA
- a CDS encoding PadR family transcriptional regulator, with product MAQKNILQYLLLGLLNQAPKTGYDLKRVFENEIGEFWQAKHSQIYPELKRLETEKLITHIELISGTKLKKKQYTITASGVSYFNEWRYSPTSEILASKDEFILKLYFIESKDDQHLPAMFAEQTTLHTDKLTHLLARKALVFPNQAAVTANYGHYLILEHAINREQDYLKWLATADL from the coding sequence ATGGCACAGAAAAATATTCTCCAGTACTTACTCCTCGGACTATTAAATCAGGCGCCCAAAACTGGATACGACCTTAAACGCGTTTTTGAAAATGAAATTGGTGAATTTTGGCAAGCCAAGCACAGCCAAATCTATCCCGAACTAAAGCGCCTCGAAACCGAAAAATTAATTACCCATATCGAACTCATTTCTGGCACTAAACTCAAGAAGAAACAATATACAATTACCGCTAGTGGCGTTAGTTATTTTAATGAATGGCGTTATTCACCCACTAGTGAGATTCTTGCTAGCAAAGATGAATTCATCCTCAAACTTTATTTTATCGAATCAAAAGATGATCAACATCTGCCCGCTATGTTTGCGGAACAAACAACCCTACACACCGATAAACTAACCCACCTATTGGCGCGCAAAGCGCTCGTCTTTCCTAATCAAGCAGCGGTCACTGCCAATTATGGCCATTATTTAATTTTAGAGCATGCCATCAATCGTGAACAAGATTACTTAAAGTGGCTCGCCACCGCCGACCTTTAA
- a CDS encoding 30S ribosomal protein S14 encodes MAKKSKIAKLAKQRALVAKYADLRATLKAEGNYAALAQLPKDSSPVRLRNRDLIDGRPRSFMRKFGMSRLNFRELAHKGQIPGVKKASW; translated from the coding sequence ATGGCTAAGAAATCAAAGATTGCAAAATTAGCAAAACAACGTGCATTAGTTGCAAAATATGCGGATCTACGTGCGACTTTAAAAGCGGAAGGGAACTACGCTGCTTTAGCACAACTACCAAAGGATTCAAGTCCAGTGCGCCTACGTAACCGGGACTTGATTGATGGCCGACCAAGAAGTTTCATGCGTAAATTCGGCATGAGCCGGCTCAATTTCCGCGAATTAGCCCACAAAGGCCAAATCCCAGGCGTCAAAAAAGCAAGCTGGTAA
- a CDS encoding Bcr/CflA family drug resistance efflux transporter has translation MKNVSKKSPSILLMIVLVGFPQISESIFTPVLPMISRAFHVSAQTAQLTMSTYFMAFAFGVLFWGWLSDQLGRRLTMLLGIGVYLLGNGGLLLAGHFSGLILARLVQAFGASVGSVVTQTIMRESFSGVRGAQVFAKVGAAMALAPALGPLIGGLVQTYFGYRQVFSVLIMMAVGAILYAGACLPETRPAGVPAQINVGLVTKRLLTDKKVWVYGAVISGINGILFSYYAEAPFIFINHFHLSTVQYGWLGLVLAAASILGAMTTNYGAPKLGAVMMAKIGLVLALIGSLLLLVASYYDQLLLMVILILIVFWGLNTTLPVVLNLALVGYEAVIGTASGLFSFGYYLAISALTYGMSLLHTGAISRLPLYIVTIVAVMALWYGLVIRNNEV, from the coding sequence ATGAAAAACGTCTCAAAAAAAAGCCCATCAATTCTATTAATGATTGTGTTGGTGGGATTTCCACAAATTAGCGAATCAATTTTTACGCCCGTCTTACCAATGATTAGTCGGGCCTTTCACGTCAGTGCGCAAACGGCGCAGTTAACCATGAGTACCTATTTTATGGCCTTTGCCTTTGGTGTTTTATTCTGGGGCTGGTTATCTGATCAGCTTGGTCGACGGTTAACCATGCTGCTGGGCATCGGCGTCTATCTGCTCGGTAATGGTGGCCTGTTATTAGCTGGCCATTTTAGTGGGTTAATTCTAGCGAGATTGGTACAAGCTTTTGGCGCAAGTGTTGGTTCAGTGGTGACGCAAACCATTATGCGTGAATCCTTCAGCGGTGTGCGTGGGGCGCAAGTCTTTGCCAAAGTTGGGGCAGCGATGGCACTTGCACCAGCCTTAGGCCCGTTGATTGGCGGTCTTGTCCAAACCTATTTTGGTTATCGCCAAGTTTTCTCGGTGTTAATCATGATGGCGGTTGGCGCGATTTTATACGCGGGTGCGTGCTTGCCAGAAACGCGGCCAGCTGGTGTGCCAGCACAGATTAACGTCGGGTTAGTGACAAAACGCTTATTAACAGATAAAAAGGTCTGGGTTTACGGGGCCGTGATTAGCGGCATCAACGGCATCTTATTCAGTTATTATGCTGAAGCGCCGTTTATCTTTATCAACCATTTCCATCTCAGCACGGTTCAATATGGCTGGTTAGGGCTTGTTTTAGCGGCTGCTAGTATTTTGGGCGCGATGACCACCAATTACGGCGCACCTAAGTTGGGAGCGGTAATGATGGCTAAAATCGGCTTAGTACTCGCTTTAATAGGGAGCCTGTTATTGTTAGTTGCCAGTTATTATGATCAGCTGTTGTTGATGGTTATTTTAATTCTAATCGTCTTTTGGGGATTAAATACGACTTTACCGGTCGTTTTAAACCTGGCATTAGTCGGTTACGAAGCGGTGATTGGCACTGCCAGTGGGCTATTTAGTTTTGGTTATTACCTTGCAATCAGTGCTTTGACTTACGGCATGAGTTTGTTGCATACAGGCGCAATCAGTCGATTGCCGTTGTATATCGTAACGATTGTCGCTGTCATGGCACTTTGGTATGGGTTAGTGATTCGAAATAACGAAGTGTAA
- a CDS encoding multidrug ABC transporter ATP-binding protein has product MSLLKQHLKPYLGVFSLSILATIVSVASSLWQPKLLQNVLEGIMKDDQDKVMQIGIYLIVIAVVGLIAGVVNTITSAITAQGMTADIRETTFRKIQTFSFANIEKFSVGNLSVRLTNDMTQIQNVIMMSLQTLVRIPILFVGSFILAMNSIPSLWWIIILLVVLVFVITFLSMGSMGKHFGAIQNLIDKINNLAKENLMGTRIVKSFVQEDNEINRFSKTSDQLEKHTAIVGMLFSVMIPSFMLVANLAVVASIYFVGNLVDTDPEAIAAIASFMNYLMQIMMSIIMGGMMMMMASRGAVSLKRLQEILATEPDIVYPDVPDRDLAGTLAFDHVSFRYPEDDHDTLSDISFEINAGEMIGIVGATGAGKSTMAQLIPRLFDPTQGEIRIGGVPIKELNEHNLHDSVSFVLQKAILFSGTIAQNLKHGKKDADNADMDRATGIAQAKEFIEKLADTYDAPVEERSANFSGGQKQRLSISRGVIGQPKILILDDSTSALDAHSEKLVKEALDRELADTTTLIIAQKISSVVNADRILVLDEGRLVGVGTHHELLETSAVYREIFETQKGKRG; this is encoded by the coding sequence ATGTCATTATTGAAACAGCACTTGAAGCCATATCTAGGCGTTTTTAGCCTATCTATATTAGCCACCATCGTATCTGTTGCGTCTTCACTATGGCAACCAAAACTATTGCAAAACGTTTTGGAAGGTATTATGAAAGATGACCAAGATAAAGTGATGCAAATTGGGATTTATCTTATTGTGATTGCCGTTGTCGGTTTAATTGCTGGGGTGGTCAATACGATTACATCGGCAATTACTGCACAAGGGATGACCGCTGATATTCGGGAAACGACTTTTAGAAAGATTCAAACTTTTTCATTTGCTAACATCGAGAAATTCTCAGTTGGGAATCTTTCGGTGCGCTTAACGAATGATATGACCCAGATTCAAAATGTGATTATGATGTCTCTCCAAACGTTGGTCCGGATTCCGATTCTATTTGTCGGCAGTTTCATTTTAGCGATGAACTCAATTCCGAGCTTATGGTGGATTATTATTCTCTTAGTGGTCCTCGTTTTTGTAATTACCTTTTTATCAATGGGGTCAATGGGGAAACACTTTGGTGCGATTCAAAATTTAATCGATAAGATTAATAACCTCGCTAAAGAAAATTTAATGGGCACGCGGATTGTGAAGTCCTTTGTTCAAGAAGATAATGAAATTAATCGCTTTTCAAAAACCAGTGACCAATTGGAAAAACATACGGCAATTGTCGGGATGCTTTTTTCAGTGATGATTCCTTCATTTATGTTGGTCGCTAACTTAGCAGTTGTTGCTTCAATCTATTTCGTCGGTAACTTAGTCGATACAGATCCGGAAGCAATCGCCGCAATTGCCTCATTTATGAACTATCTAATGCAAATCATGATGTCGATTATTATGGGCGGCATGATGATGATGATGGCTTCTCGTGGGGCGGTTTCGTTGAAACGACTCCAAGAAATTCTCGCCACAGAGCCTGATATTGTGTACCCTGATGTGCCAGATCGAGACTTAGCTGGAACCTTGGCTTTTGATCATGTTAGTTTCCGTTATCCAGAAGACGATCATGATACGTTGAGCGATATTAGTTTCGAAATTAATGCGGGGGAAATGATTGGGATTGTCGGCGCAACTGGTGCTGGTAAATCAACGATGGCCCAATTGATTCCACGCTTATTCGATCCAACGCAAGGTGAAATTCGCATTGGTGGCGTCCCGATTAAGGAATTGAATGAACATAACTTACATGATTCAGTGTCATTCGTACTTCAAAAAGCGATTCTTTTCTCCGGCACGATTGCCCAGAACTTGAAGCACGGTAAAAAAGATGCTGATAACGCTGATATGGATCGCGCGACTGGCATTGCGCAAGCCAAAGAATTCATCGAGAAGTTAGCCGATACGTACGATGCACCAGTTGAAGAACGTAGTGCCAACTTCTCAGGTGGGCAAAAACAACGCCTTTCAATTTCACGTGGTGTGATTGGTCAACCTAAGATTCTAATCTTAGATGATAGTACGAGTGCGCTGGATGCTCATTCTGAAAAATTGGTAAAAGAAGCCCTTGATCGCGAATTAGCCGATACTACCACGTTGATTATTGCGCAAAAGATTTCGTCAGTCGTTAACGCTGATCGAATCTTGGTCTTAGATGAAGGTCGCTTAGTTGGTGTCGGGACGCATCATGAGTTGTTAGAAACCAGTGCTGTTTACCGTGAAATTTTCGAAACTCAAAAGGGAAAGCGAGGCTAA
- a CDS encoding multidrug ABC transporter permease, translated as MKEFKRAMVFFYHYLKRYKPSFALILVMTVFATYLQVKAPEYIGDALNELVKYATKFQVLKAQHLPTSGASKDAFIDVIVSLVLFYVLSSAATFVSGAAFSRVNALSTNRMRIGLFNKLQKMQIKYFDRHSDGDILSRFTSDLDNIYNAMNQVLSQLVSGTALLIGLLIMMFRKDTQLAWVTIASVPISFILAWIIINKAQKYVNVQQDEVGKLNGYINEKITGQKVIITNSLQAETIDGFVEHNESVRKATLKGQIYSGMIFPLMQGMSLVNTAIVIFFGSWLAVNGDIKKSVALGLVVTFVQYSQQFYNQIAQLSSSYSMIQLAITGARRVNEVFDEDDEIRPTNGQQFNGIERSVTMEHVDFSYLPGKQILHDVNIEVDKGQMIALVGPTGSGKTTVMNLMNRFYDVDQGTVKIDGVDIRDMDLDTLRAHVGIVLQESVLFTGTIRDNIVFGKPDATDDEVIAAAQQAHIHDFIMTLEDGYQTKVSEEDNIFSTGQKQLISIARTIITDPALLILDEATSNVDTVTESHIQKAMENVIQGRTSFVIAHRLKTILNADRIIVLKDGQIIEEGNHQELLAQEGFYAELYNNQFVFE; from the coding sequence ATGAAAGAATTTAAACGTGCCATGGTCTTTTTCTACCATTATTTAAAACGCTATAAACCATCTTTTGCACTGATCCTGGTGATGACCGTTTTTGCCACTTATTTACAAGTCAAGGCACCCGAATATATTGGGGATGCATTGAATGAACTGGTTAAATACGCCACGAAGTTTCAGGTTTTAAAAGCCCAACATTTACCAACCAGTGGTGCTTCCAAAGATGCTTTTATTGATGTCATTGTGTCGTTAGTCCTTTTTTACGTCTTGAGTTCAGCGGCCACTTTCGTTTCAGGCGCAGCCTTTTCACGTGTCAATGCGTTGTCGACCAATCGGATGCGAATTGGGTTATTTAATAAATTACAAAAGATGCAGATTAAATATTTTGATCGTCATTCAGATGGCGATATCCTCAGCCGTTTTACGAGTGATTTAGATAATATTTATAACGCAATGAACCAAGTGTTAAGCCAATTAGTGTCGGGAACGGCCTTGTTGATTGGTTTGTTAATTATGATGTTTAGAAAAGATACCCAATTGGCGTGGGTCACAATTGCGTCAGTGCCAATTTCGTTTATTTTAGCGTGGATTATTATCAACAAAGCGCAAAAATATGTCAATGTGCAACAAGATGAAGTGGGCAAGCTCAATGGTTATATCAACGAAAAAATTACGGGGCAAAAAGTGATTATTACCAACAGCCTACAAGCTGAAACAATTGACGGCTTTGTGGAGCATAACGAAAGTGTCCGGAAAGCAACCTTGAAAGGGCAAATTTATTCAGGGATGATTTTCCCATTGATGCAAGGGATGTCACTAGTCAATACAGCGATTGTGATTTTCTTTGGGAGCTGGTTAGCGGTCAACGGGGATATCAAAAAATCCGTTGCTTTAGGGTTAGTGGTGACTTTTGTACAATATTCACAACAATTCTATAATCAAATTGCGCAACTCTCATCAAGTTACAGCATGATTCAATTGGCAATTACCGGTGCACGCCGGGTCAATGAAGTCTTTGATGAAGATGATGAAATTCGCCCAACGAATGGGCAACAATTCAATGGGATTGAACGGTCAGTAACGATGGAACACGTTGATTTTAGTTATTTACCAGGCAAACAAATCCTGCACGATGTGAATATTGAGGTTGATAAAGGGCAAATGATTGCGTTGGTTGGGCCAACTGGCTCTGGGAAAACGACGGTCATGAACTTAATGAACCGCTTCTATGATGTGGATCAAGGCACCGTTAAGATTGATGGCGTTGATATCCGCGATATGGATTTGGATACGTTACGCGCACATGTAGGGATTGTCCTCCAAGAATCAGTTTTATTCACAGGGACGATTCGCGACAATATTGTCTTTGGGAAACCAGATGCGACTGATGATGAAGTGATTGCAGCGGCACAACAAGCCCATATTCATGACTTCATTATGACGTTGGAAGATGGCTATCAAACGAAGGTTAGCGAAGAAGACAACATCTTTAGTACCGGTCAAAAACAATTGATCAGTATTGCGCGGACGATTATCACGGATCCAGCGCTCTTGATTCTAGATGAAGCAACAAGTAACGTCGATACGGTGACTGAAAGTCATATCCAAAAAGCGATGGAAAATGTGATTCAGGGCCGGACCAGTTTTGTGATTGCCCATCGCTTGAAAACCATCTTAAATGCGGATCGAATTATCGTTTTAAAAGATGGCCAAATTATCGAAGAAGGCAATCACCAAGAACTACTAGCACAAGAAGGTTTCTACGCAGAATTGTATAACAATCAATTTGTATTTGAATAG